In one window of Chryseobacterium viscerum DNA:
- a CDS encoding alpha/beta fold hydrolase, whose protein sequence is MKKRNTLFFLLAASAFHAQIISGTIISKNENQPIPYVKIGVDKENVGVVSDGKGNFSIDLSTLAPQKKVIIEVPGYEMYTEAVQDFKKHDLQKIFLREKIKNIKEIAIKPKKLVDKNWGVNTKTKSVLYSVNPGLNKDNFLGETALEFNAKKRSKIKNINLNIASYTSSQPVLMRYSIYSEKNGFPDKNVLDEEITVELTEDMIKDGTYTLDVNDRNIWVQGKFFVGIQFLKDFQGTVKISAALFRTGFIREFYGDWKKMTIAAPAINIDVKMDKNGNSNTEEEGGFSDDSAEAMMPDVSKYVQESEHTIYGQNTTAGKYLKLQDTDLYYEIYGEGEPLILLHGNSGSIKDFYQQIPVLSGQYKVIAIDTRGQGKSIDSSKKDFTYKMFADDVKALADKLNLDKVNIAGWSDGGNTGLEFALKYPERLNKLITIGANAFPDGVDDKLTGHFENKMLVMKELKDPKKFNEQRLLKIMLTQPRIGKKDLNKIGSRVLVIAGDKDVIKPEHTELIAKEIPNAELKIYNNATHMIPFENADQLNTDILHFLGKSN, encoded by the coding sequence ATGAAAAAACGTAACACTTTATTCTTTCTTTTGGCAGCTTCAGCCTTCCATGCCCAGATTATTTCCGGGACTATTATTTCTAAAAATGAAAATCAACCGATTCCTTATGTGAAAATAGGTGTTGATAAAGAAAATGTTGGAGTGGTTTCTGATGGAAAAGGAAATTTTTCAATTGATTTATCCACATTAGCTCCGCAAAAAAAAGTAATCATTGAAGTGCCGGGCTATGAAATGTATACGGAGGCTGTACAGGATTTTAAAAAGCATGATCTGCAGAAAATATTTTTGAGAGAAAAAATTAAAAATATTAAAGAAATTGCGATTAAACCTAAGAAACTTGTAGATAAAAACTGGGGTGTTAATACGAAAACAAAAAGTGTTTTATATTCAGTGAATCCGGGGCTAAACAAAGATAATTTTTTAGGAGAAACGGCATTGGAGTTTAACGCAAAAAAAAGGTCCAAGATTAAAAATATCAACCTGAATATTGCGAGTTATACTTCCAGTCAGCCGGTCCTGATGAGATATAGTATTTACAGTGAAAAAAACGGGTTCCCGGATAAGAATGTTTTGGATGAGGAAATCACAGTAGAGCTTACTGAAGATATGATTAAAGACGGGACTTATACACTGGATGTAAATGACCGTAATATTTGGGTTCAGGGAAAATTCTTTGTAGGAATTCAATTCTTGAAAGATTTTCAAGGAACGGTGAAAATAAGTGCAGCATTATTTAGAACAGGATTTATAAGAGAATTTTATGGAGATTGGAAAAAAATGACTATTGCTGCACCTGCCATAAATATTGATGTGAAAATGGATAAAAACGGCAATAGCAATACCGAAGAGGAAGGCGGTTTTTCAGATGATAGTGCTGAAGCAATGATGCCTGATGTATCAAAATATGTTCAGGAGTCAGAACATACAATATATGGTCAAAATACAACTGCCGGGAAATATCTCAAACTTCAGGATACAGATCTTTATTATGAAATCTATGGTGAAGGAGAGCCATTGATTCTGCTTCATGGTAATTCAGGAAGTATTAAAGATTTTTATCAGCAGATCCCCGTTTTGTCCGGGCAATACAAAGTAATTGCGATAGATACCAGAGGGCAAGGAAAAAGTATAGATTCTTCTAAAAAAGATTTTACCTATAAAATGTTTGCAGATGATGTGAAAGCTTTGGCGGATAAGCTAAATCTTGATAAAGTAAATATCGCAGGCTGGAGTGATGGCGGAAATACAGGTCTGGAATTCGCTCTGAAATACCCGGAAAGACTTAATAAATTGATAACCATTGGAGCAAATGCTTTTCCTGATGGAGTAGATGATAAGCTTACCGGTCATTTTGAAAATAAAATGCTGGTAATGAAAGAACTGAAGGATCCTAAAAAGTTTAATGAACAAAGACTTCTGAAGATTATGCTGACACAGCCTCGCATCGGTAAAAAAGATTTAAATAAAATTGGAAGCAGGGTATTGGTGATCGCCGGAGATAAAGATGTTATTAAACCAGAGCACACCGAGCTCATCGCTAAAGAAATTCCCAATGCAGAACTCAAAATCTACAACAATGCTACTCATATGATTCCTTTTGAAAATGCGGACCAGCTCAATACAGATATTCTGCATTTTTTAGGAAAAAGTAATTAA
- a CDS encoding glycoside hydrolase family 25 protein has protein sequence MTPKKYTKKTAKQLHKTRRKNYFFRRKVILAILIVALIGTGFYLKQSISYYYALYFNKFTHKKLHNSEREAARIQRILTSNLDKTYGFDVSHYQNREDIKWDSLSIGNKTIPLEFVVMRATMGNRSADKHFEEFWEMAKKHNLIRGAYHFYRADEDPVIQANNFLANVKLEGGDLPPILDIEKIPKRKTNKKLIEDLKVWCKIIEEAYGEKPIIYTYYHYYKDFLKGEFEDYPLWLANYNDVPSPSPDDQWDFWQFTENGIVHGINAKVDLDIYNGNSWSLKRLTLD, from the coding sequence ATGACACCAAAAAAGTACACCAAAAAAACTGCCAAACAGCTCCATAAAACAAGACGGAAGAACTATTTTTTCCGTAGAAAAGTAATATTGGCCATTTTAATTGTTGCCCTTATCGGAACCGGCTTTTATTTAAAGCAATCCATCAGCTATTATTATGCATTGTACTTTAACAAATTTACTCACAAGAAACTCCACAACAGCGAAAGAGAAGCCGCAAGAATTCAGAGAATTTTAACGAGCAACCTTGATAAAACATACGGTTTTGATGTTTCCCATTATCAGAACAGGGAAGATATCAAGTGGGACAGCCTCAGCATTGGTAATAAAACCATTCCGCTGGAGTTCGTCGTTATGCGTGCTACGATGGGGAACCGAAGTGCTGACAAGCATTTTGAGGAGTTTTGGGAAATGGCTAAAAAGCACAATCTTATCCGGGGTGCCTACCATTTTTACAGAGCGGATGAAGACCCTGTTATTCAGGCCAATAATTTTTTAGCAAATGTAAAACTTGAGGGTGGAGATCTTCCTCCTATTCTTGATATTGAAAAAATTCCAAAGCGTAAAACGAACAAAAAACTGATTGAAGACTTAAAAGTCTGGTGTAAAATTATAGAGGAAGCTTATGGTGAAAAACCTATCATTTATACCTATTATCATTATTACAAAGATTTCCTGAAAGGTGAATTTGAAGATTATCCTTTATGGCTGGCCAATTACAATGATGTTCCTTCTCCTTCCCCTGATGATCAGTGGGATTTCTGGCAATTTACAGAAAACGGGATTGTTCATGGCATCAACGCCAAAGTGGATCTTGATATTTACAACGGCAATTCATGGTCTTTAAAAAGACTGACTCTGGATTAG
- a CDS encoding NAD(P)/FAD-dependent oxidoreductase, which produces METREKIIIIGGGFAGLQLAKTLNNKNKKVIVLDRMNHHMFQPLFYQVASGRIEPSNISFPFRKIFQQSRNTQFRMTEVKEIDPASNKVITDEAEFTYDKLIIATGCKTNFFGNKDLEGKAFGMKNTQEAISIRNHVLMTFEKLIIEKSRSDDGNWNIVIVGSGPTGVELAGAFAEMKKDILPRDYPYMNFDHLKIILVSSTEKPLAVMSSEAQEKSEKYLKDLGVTFMSGEVVTDYDGDKVHLRSGKEIPSNNVIWAAGVTGNVVGGFPEEKLVRNRYIVDRYNKIKGYDNIYAIGDIAYMETPKYPQGHPQVANVAINQAKNLGKNLLKKSQNEWAEYEYDDKGSLATIGKHRAVVDLPFIKFQGFLAWYFWMFLHLMLILSVRNKLAIFFNWMWSYVNKDSSLRLIIIPTKKNGTLQ; this is translated from the coding sequence ATGGAAACACGCGAAAAAATCATCATTATAGGAGGAGGATTTGCGGGGCTGCAGCTTGCAAAAACATTGAATAACAAGAACAAAAAGGTCATTGTTCTGGATCGGATGAATCACCATATGTTTCAGCCGCTTTTTTATCAGGTAGCCTCAGGAAGGATAGAACCCTCCAATATCTCTTTTCCTTTCAGGAAGATTTTTCAGCAGTCCAGAAACACACAGTTCCGTATGACAGAGGTGAAAGAAATAGACCCTGCCAGCAATAAAGTAATTACCGATGAGGCAGAATTTACTTATGATAAACTCATCATTGCAACGGGCTGTAAAACTAATTTTTTCGGGAACAAAGATCTTGAAGGAAAAGCGTTCGGAATGAAAAATACCCAGGAAGCCATCAGCATAAGAAATCATGTGTTGATGACCTTTGAAAAGCTGATTATTGAAAAAAGCAGAAGCGATGACGGGAACTGGAATATTGTTATCGTAGGAAGCGGACCTACCGGAGTAGAGCTGGCGGGTGCTTTTGCCGAAATGAAAAAAGACATCCTTCCCAGAGACTATCCCTACATGAATTTTGACCATCTGAAAATTATTCTGGTGAGTTCCACAGAAAAACCCCTTGCTGTAATGAGCAGTGAGGCTCAGGAGAAATCTGAAAAATACCTCAAAGATCTTGGAGTGACTTTTATGAGCGGAGAAGTGGTGACAGATTATGATGGAGATAAAGTGCATCTTAGAAGCGGGAAAGAAATCCCGTCCAATAATGTAATCTGGGCAGCCGGAGTTACCGGAAATGTGGTAGGAGGTTTCCCAGAAGAAAAATTAGTAAGAAACAGATATATTGTAGATCGATATAATAAAATAAAAGGATACGATAATATTTATGCCATCGGGGATATTGCCTATATGGAAACTCCAAAATATCCACAAGGACACCCGCAGGTAGCAAACGTAGCCATTAATCAGGCAAAAAATTTAGGTAAAAATCTATTAAAGAAAAGTCAGAACGAGTGGGCAGAGTATGAGTATGATGATAAAGGTTCATTGGCAACCATAGGGAAGCACAGAGCCGTTGTTGATCTGCCATTTATAAAATTCCAGGGATTTCTGGCATGGTATTTCTGGATGTTTCTCCATTTAATGCTAATTTTGAGCGTTCGAAATAAGCTGGCCATATTCTTCAACTGGATGTGGAGCTATGTGAACAAAGATTCTTCTTTAAGATTAATTATTATACCTACTAAGAAAAACGGAACATTACAATGA
- the trmD gene encoding tRNA (guanosine(37)-N1)-methyltransferase TrmD: MRIDIISVLPELMESPFKTSILKRAMDKGLAEVHFHQLRDWAINKHRQIDDEPYGGGAGMVMMIEPLDKCISELKSQRNYDEVIYLTPDGVTLNQKIANSLSIKENLIFLCGHYKGIDQRVRDLHITKEISIGDYVLTGGELAACVLADSVIRLLPGVLNDEQSALTDSFQDDLLSPPIYTRPESYKGLDVPKILLSGNSGKIEEWRHDEAVRITREKRPDLL; this comes from the coding sequence ATGAGAATTGACATAATAAGCGTACTTCCGGAATTGATGGAAAGTCCGTTCAAAACTTCTATTTTGAAAAGAGCGATGGATAAAGGGCTGGCAGAAGTACATTTTCATCAACTGAGAGACTGGGCTATCAATAAGCACAGACAAATTGATGATGAACCTTACGGAGGCGGAGCAGGAATGGTCATGATGATTGAGCCGCTGGATAAGTGTATCTCAGAGCTTAAGTCGCAGAGAAATTATGATGAGGTAATCTATCTGACACCGGATGGAGTTACTTTAAATCAGAAAATTGCCAATTCTCTTTCCATAAAAGAAAATCTGATCTTTCTTTGTGGCCATTATAAAGGAATAGACCAAAGAGTAAGAGATCTTCATATCACAAAAGAAATTTCAATAGGAGATTATGTTCTTACGGGAGGGGAACTGGCAGCTTGCGTTCTTGCAGACTCTGTCATAAGACTGCTTCCCGGAGTTTTAAATGATGAACAGAGTGCCTTAACGGATAGTTTTCAGGATGATCTTCTTTCACCGCCAATTTATACAAGACCTGAAAGTTATAAAGGATTGGACGTGCCTAAAATTTTACTCAGCGGAAATTCTGGAAAAATTGAAGAATGGCGTCATGATGAAGCTGTAAGGATCACCAGAGAAAAACGCCCCGATTTACTGTAG
- a CDS encoding endonuclease/exonuclease/phosphatase family protein yields the protein MELFSFYNVENLFLPDPKPVHKLDPTRSGLRNWDEKRYNNKLFKISHVFQLMKEENGVMPFVIGLSEVSGRKVLEDLVEMEPFHSQYGIVHYNSMDERKVDVAMLYDKNKVEVIDSETITFFFEILNKNTGNYDTTRDVLFSKIRYKGEIINVFIAHLPSKREKDINKPKRAFILNEVRQRIMKIVDADKEHVILCGDFNENPDDENLVQILYNNDHEKVLMNPFQQLFSTRNYSTFHYKSGLLYDQIIMSRSLLDNKTLTFQDAHIFNSEKIRSRTRNFEGRPFRTYAGTRYLGGYSDHFPVFVKFKSLQ from the coding sequence ATGGAACTGTTCTCTTTTTATAATGTTGAAAATTTATTTTTACCCGATCCGAAACCTGTCCACAAATTAGATCCTACCCGGTCAGGATTAAGGAATTGGGATGAAAAAAGATATAATAATAAGCTTTTCAAAATCTCCCATGTATTTCAGTTAATGAAGGAGGAAAACGGTGTAATGCCATTTGTAATAGGATTGTCTGAAGTTTCCGGAAGGAAAGTATTGGAAGATCTTGTTGAGATGGAGCCCTTTCATTCGCAATATGGAATTGTGCATTACAATTCTATGGACGAAAGAAAAGTGGATGTAGCCATGTTGTATGATAAAAATAAAGTAGAGGTAATAGATTCGGAAACCATTACTTTCTTTTTTGAAATACTAAATAAAAACACAGGAAATTACGACACAACCAGAGACGTACTTTTTTCAAAAATTAGATATAAAGGGGAAATTATTAATGTCTTTATCGCCCATCTTCCCTCTAAGCGAGAAAAAGACATCAATAAACCTAAAAGAGCCTTTATATTGAATGAAGTCCGGCAACGGATTATGAAAATAGTAGATGCTGATAAAGAGCATGTCATATTGTGTGGTGATTTTAACGAAAACCCGGATGATGAAAATTTAGTACAGATTCTCTATAACAATGACCATGAGAAGGTTTTAATGAATCCTTTTCAGCAATTGTTTTCTACAAGAAATTATTCTACTTTTCATTATAAATCTGGATTGTTGTATGATCAGATCATTATGTCAAGATCTTTGCTTGATAATAAGACGCTGACTTTTCAGGATGCCCATATATTCAATTCTGAAAAAATCCGCAGCAGAACCAGAAATTTTGAAGGACGACCTTTCCGAACTTATGCCGGTACACGGTATTTAGGAGGATATAGTGATCACTTTCCGGTTTTTGTAAAATTTAAAAGTTTACAGTAA
- a CDS encoding Lrp/AsnC ligand binding domain-containing protein, with protein MKNSSNTSYHLDSIDKEIIYMLMDNAKTSLAHISKNVGISTTAVHQRIKKLEHAGVIENSISFLNPKKIGYKVISYIGVFLDQPSHYPEVVKSLHDINEVVEAHYTTGNYTIFLKVLCKDNDHLMQILNKLQKLKGVTRTETFISLEQGIYRQLKV; from the coding sequence ATGAAAAATTCGAGCAACACAAGCTATCATTTAGATTCTATTGACAAGGAAATTATCTACATGTTGATGGATAATGCTAAAACTTCTTTAGCCCACATTTCAAAAAATGTCGGAATTTCCACAACGGCAGTGCATCAAAGAATCAAAAAACTCGAACATGCAGGAGTTATTGAAAATTCAATATCATTTCTTAATCCTAAAAAAATAGGATACAAGGTGATTTCCTACATTGGTGTGTTTCTGGATCAGCCAAGCCATTATCCAGAGGTGGTAAAATCTTTGCATGATATTAACGAAGTAGTGGAAGCCCATTACACAACAGGAAATTATACCATATTCCTGAAAGTTCTTTGTAAAGATAATGATCACTTAATGCAGATCCTTAACAAGCTTCAGAAGCTGAAAGGAGTAACAAGAACAGAAACCTTTATATCTTTGGAACAAGGTATTTACAGACAATTGAAAGTATAA
- the deoC gene encoding deoxyribose-phosphate aldolase has protein sequence MNIAQYLDSTYLKTPEQSGISHEETLQKDKELAQEAIENGIFAVMIRPDYVAEIRKYIQERNSNVAVGTVIGFHEGTYSVDEKLAEASKAIEDGADELDFVINYTAYLQGNVELVKDEFVKCTRLSLEHHKIAKWIIEIAALTDEQIADLTKNISTWAEENFSENDWSKIFVKSSTGFYKTPEGKPNGATFEGITIMLNNAGKLPVKAAGGVRTPEDAEKMINMGVKRIGTSSALALIKNQSPSEGY, from the coding sequence ATGAACATAGCCCAATATTTGGATTCAACCTACCTGAAAACACCGGAACAATCAGGTATTTCCCATGAAGAAACACTTCAAAAAGATAAAGAACTTGCACAGGAAGCTATTGAGAATGGCATTTTTGCAGTAATGATTCGCCCGGATTATGTAGCAGAGATCAGGAAATATATTCAGGAAAGAAATTCAAATGTTGCAGTAGGAACTGTAATAGGCTTTCACGAAGGGACCTATTCTGTTGATGAGAAGCTTGCTGAAGCCTCAAAAGCAATAGAAGACGGTGCTGATGAATTGGATTTCGTTATTAATTATACAGCTTATCTGCAAGGTAATGTAGAGCTGGTAAAAGATGAATTTGTAAAATGTACAAGATTATCTCTTGAACATCATAAAATAGCAAAATGGATTATTGAAATAGCCGCTTTGACAGATGAACAAATTGCAGATCTTACCAAAAATATTTCTACCTGGGCAGAAGAGAACTTCTCTGAAAACGATTGGTCAAAAATTTTTGTTAAATCTTCAACAGGATTCTACAAAACACCCGAAGGAAAACCTAACGGAGCAACCTTTGAAGGAATAACAATTATGCTCAACAACGCAGGGAAACTTCCTGTAAAAGCAGCGGGTGGTGTAAGAACCCCTGAAGATGCCGAGAAAATGATCAATATGGGAGTGAAAAGAATAGGAACCTCTTCAGCTTTGGCGTTGATTAAAAATCAATCTCCATCAGAAGGATATTAA
- the dusB gene encoding tRNA dihydrouridine synthase DusB, translating into MIKIGNIELPEFPLLLAPMEDVSDPPFRRLCKMHGADLMYSEFISSEGLIRDAIKSRKKLDIFDYERPVGIQIFGGDEEAMAMSARIVETVNPDLVDINFGCPVKKVVCKGAGAGVLKDIDLMVRLTKAVVSSTHLPVTVKTRLGWDSTCINIDEVAERLQETGIKALTIHARTRAQMYKGEADWEHISRIKQNPNIEIPIFGNGDIDSAEKALEYKQKYACDGIMIGRAAIGYPWIFNEIKHFFKTGEHLPAPTISDRLLAVRQHAEWSVEWKGERLGLVEMRQHYSNYFRGIPHFKDFRKKFLEVFTLEEMNSLIKETQQFYEEYQAQV; encoded by the coding sequence ATGATAAAAATAGGCAACATAGAACTGCCGGAATTTCCACTTTTGCTGGCTCCGATGGAAGACGTAAGTGATCCTCCGTTCAGACGTTTGTGTAAAATGCATGGTGCAGACTTAATGTATTCGGAATTTATTTCTTCTGAAGGGTTGATTCGTGACGCGATCAAAAGCCGTAAAAAGCTTGATATCTTCGATTATGAAAGACCAGTGGGTATACAAATCTTTGGTGGAGACGAAGAAGCTATGGCCATGTCTGCAAGAATTGTTGAAACAGTAAATCCGGATCTGGTAGATATCAATTTTGGATGTCCTGTAAAAAAAGTTGTCTGCAAAGGAGCAGGTGCAGGTGTTTTGAAAGACATTGACCTGATGGTTCGTCTTACAAAAGCTGTTGTAAGCTCCACCCATCTGCCTGTAACTGTAAAAACCCGTTTAGGATGGGACAGTACCTGCATTAATATTGATGAGGTAGCAGAACGTCTGCAGGAAACAGGAATCAAAGCTCTTACCATACATGCGAGAACCCGTGCTCAAATGTACAAGGGTGAAGCAGACTGGGAGCATATCTCCAGAATCAAACAAAATCCTAATATTGAGATTCCAATCTTTGGAAACGGAGATATTGATTCTGCTGAAAAAGCATTAGAATATAAACAAAAGTATGCATGTGACGGTATTATGATTGGACGTGCTGCTATTGGCTATCCATGGATATTCAATGAAATCAAGCATTTCTTTAAAACAGGAGAGCATTTACCTGCCCCTACAATATCAGACCGTTTATTGGCAGTTCGCCAGCATGCAGAATGGAGTGTTGAGTGGAAAGGAGAAAGATTAGGATTGGTAGAAATGAGACAGCACTACAGTAATTATTTCAGAGGGATTCCTCACTTCAAGGACTTCAGAAAAAAATTCCTGGAAGTTTTCACATTGGAAGAAATGAACAGCTTAATCAAAGAAACCCAACAGTTCTACGAAGAATATCAGGCACAGGTATAA
- a CDS encoding T9SS type A sorting domain-containing protein: MRKLLFCLMAGFAASNFYSQVNVSATAGTATGTYTTLKGAFDAINAGTHQGAIAISITANTTETATASLNASGGATSYTSVAIKPAVGVTATISGDVASAPLVRIQGSNITLDGSNAASGTTRDLTLTNTSVTAPQVLTFIAASAAAANTNIMVKNLNIINGINNSSALVMYDGATTPTGGFFNNVTIQNNSVKKAYMGIYLFAATAAGNGGNTLVTGNDINASGTDANRLGGVYVQGADGVTVSNNTLGNFETTNAEIKRGIWFATATVNSSIISNTITNLGYTGTGAGGASGITVTSGNTGASAAANIIIKGNTISNFTSSGTGTLFAGIYAGGTLTNGMTITNNKITGIKNTNISGYGAQGIYLATTNLTSNTLVANNIVSGVAGYGYATTGGVNDNGNGIIIAAGGGYKVYYNTVVMDVSQTVAGRPSALNITSGVTGAGGIDVRNNLFVNTQTQAGDRYAIYAGAASTVFSTINYNNFYSSGANLGYIGGAAKATLADIQAGFGGNVNSLNVLPVFVSATDFHVSGTGNAALDNKGTPVAEVTLDADGNTRNAVTPDLGSFEFTATVLAVNETMKKNTVNFYPNPVVDYLYINNDSRIKDVEVYNVSGQRIHSETINAEKGSVDMRRAPAGIYILKVNTEKDSQSLKIIKK, encoded by the coding sequence ATGAGAAAACTTCTATTTTGCTTGATGGCAGGCTTTGCTGCATCAAATTTTTATTCACAAGTGAATGTGTCTGCTACGGCAGGTACAGCTACAGGAACCTATACTACGTTAAAGGGAGCATTTGACGCTATTAATGCGGGAACACATCAGGGAGCAATTGCAATCAGTATAACAGCTAACACAACTGAAACGGCAACTGCCAGCCTGAATGCCAGCGGGGGAGCAACAAGCTATACTTCTGTTGCGATTAAACCGGCAGTAGGAGTTACGGCTACTATTTCAGGAGATGTTGCCAGTGCCCCTTTAGTGAGAATACAGGGCAGTAATATTACTTTAGATGGAAGTAATGCTGCTTCAGGAACTACAAGAGATCTTACCCTTACCAATACTTCTGTTACTGCTCCGCAGGTACTTACATTTATTGCGGCTTCTGCAGCGGCGGCCAATACCAATATTATGGTTAAAAACCTGAATATTATAAATGGTATTAATAATTCTTCGGCTTTGGTAATGTATGACGGAGCTACAACTCCTACCGGAGGTTTTTTTAATAATGTTACCATTCAGAATAATTCTGTGAAAAAAGCCTATATGGGAATCTATTTATTTGCAGCTACAGCAGCAGGTAACGGAGGAAATACATTGGTTACCGGTAATGATATAAATGCTTCAGGAACAGATGCTAATCGTCTTGGAGGGGTTTACGTACAAGGAGCGGATGGAGTCACAGTAAGTAACAATACCCTTGGTAATTTTGAAACTACCAATGCAGAAATCAAAAGAGGAATCTGGTTTGCAACAGCAACCGTTAATTCTTCAATTATCTCAAATACGATTACCAATCTGGGCTACACCGGAACCGGTGCCGGAGGGGCTTCCGGTATAACAGTAACTTCTGGTAATACGGGAGCTTCCGCAGCAGCCAATATTATTATAAAAGGAAATACGATTTCCAACTTTACCTCCAGTGGAACGGGAACTCTGTTTGCCGGAATTTATGCAGGAGGTACATTGACCAATGGAATGACCATCACTAATAATAAAATAACCGGAATCAAAAATACCAATATATCCGGATATGGAGCACAGGGGATTTATCTGGCGACAACAAATCTTACTTCCAATACTTTAGTAGCCAACAATATCGTAAGCGGTGTGGCAGGTTATGGCTATGCAACAACAGGTGGGGTAAATGACAACGGAAACGGAATTATCATCGCTGCGGGCGGAGGATATAAAGTGTATTATAATACTGTTGTAATGGATGTAAGCCAGACAGTTGCAGGAAGACCATCTGCCTTGAATATTACAAGCGGGGTAACTGGTGCAGGAGGCATAGATGTGAGAAATAACCTTTTTGTCAATACCCAAACTCAGGCAGGAGATAGATATGCAATTTATGCCGGCGCAGCCAGTACTGTTTTTTCTACCATTAATTATAATAATTTTTATTCTTCCGGAGCCAATCTCGGATATATCGGGGGAGCTGCAAAAGCTACCCTTGCTGATATCCAGGCAGGATTTGGAGGTAATGTAAATTCTTTGAATGTTTTGCCGGTATTTGTCTCAGCAACGGACTTCCATGTGTCTGGTACAGGGAATGCAGCTCTTGATAATAAAGGAACTCCGGTTGCTGAAGTAACATTGGATGCTGATGGTAATACAAGAAATGCTGTAACACCGGATCTCGGAAGTTTTGAATTTACAGCAACAGTATTGGCTGTAAATGAAACGATGAAAAAGAATACTGTCAATTTCTATCCGAACCCGGTTGTAGATTACCTTTACATCAATAATGACAGTAGAATCAAAGATGTTGAAGTATATAATGTTTCAGGACAAAGAATCCATAGCGAAACAATTAACGCAGAAAAAGGTTCTGTAGATATGAGACGTGCTCCTGCAGGAATTTATATCTTAAAAGTGAATACTGAAAAAGACTCACAATCACTTAAAATTATTAAAAAATAA